The Apodemus sylvaticus chromosome 5, mApoSyl1.1, whole genome shotgun sequence genome has a segment encoding these proteins:
- the Tmem141 gene encoding transmembrane protein 141 isoform X2: MVNLGLSRVDDAVAARHPGLEEYAACQSNAFMKGVFTFVTGTGATFGLQMFLKRKFPYPTQWSFLVSAVVGSVTSYRVTRMECQKCSNLWLFLETGQLPKDMSTDPHN, translated from the exons ATGGTGAATCTGGGCCTGTCCCGTGTAGATGACGCCGTGGCCGCCAGGCACCCG GGACTCGAGGAATATGCTGCCTGCCAGTCGAACGCCTTCATGAAGGGCGTTTTCACTTTTGTCACAG GCACTGGGGCTACTTTTGGCCTGCAGATGTTCTTAAAGAGGAAGTTTCCATACCCTACGCAGTGGAGCTTCCTGGTGTCTGCCG TTGTAGGGTCTGTGACCAGCTACAGAGTGACACGTATGGAGTGTCAGAAATGCAGCAACCTCTGGCTGTTCCTGGAGACCGGGCAGCTCCCCAAGGACATGAGCACAG ATCCTCACAACTAG
- the Tmem141 gene encoding transmembrane protein 141 isoform X3: protein MVNLGLSRVDDAVAARHPGLEEYAACQSNAFMKGVFTFVTGTGATFGLQMFLKRKFPYPTQWSFLVSAVVGSVTSYRVTRMECQKCSNLWLFLETGQLPKDMSTGLGS from the exons ATGGTGAATCTGGGCCTGTCCCGTGTAGATGACGCCGTGGCCGCCAGGCACCCG GGACTCGAGGAATATGCTGCCTGCCAGTCGAACGCCTTCATGAAGGGCGTTTTCACTTTTGTCACAG GCACTGGGGCTACTTTTGGCCTGCAGATGTTCTTAAAGAGGAAGTTTCCATACCCTACGCAGTGGAGCTTCCTGGTGTCTGCCG TTGTAGGGTCTGTGACCAGCTACAGAGTGACACGTATGGAGTGTCAGAAATGCAGCAACCTCTGGCTGTTCCTGGAGACCGGGCAGCTCCCCAAGGACATGAGCACAG GCTTGGGATCCTAA
- the Tmem141 gene encoding transmembrane protein 141 isoform X1, with amino-acid sequence MVNLGLSRVDDAVAARHPGLEEYAACQSNAFMKGVFTFVTGTGATFGLQMFLKRKFPYPTQWSFLVSAVVGSVTSYRVTRMECQKCSNLWLFLETGQLPKDMSTEQDPGLKSHRQEITCLPLPLPDPHN; translated from the exons ATGGTGAATCTGGGCCTGTCCCGTGTAGATGACGCCGTGGCCGCCAGGCACCCG GGACTCGAGGAATATGCTGCCTGCCAGTCGAACGCCTTCATGAAGGGCGTTTTCACTTTTGTCACAG GCACTGGGGCTACTTTTGGCCTGCAGATGTTCTTAAAGAGGAAGTTTCCATACCCTACGCAGTGGAGCTTCCTGGTGTCTGCCG TTGTAGGGTCTGTGACCAGCTACAGAGTGACACGTATGGAGTGTCAGAAATGCAGCAACCTCTGGCTGTTCCTGGAGACCGGGCAGCTCCCCAAGGACATGAGCACAG AACAAGATCCGGGACTCAAAAGCCACAGACAAGAGATCACCTGTCTCCCTTTGCCTCTTCCAGATCCTCACAACTAG
- the Tmem141 gene encoding transmembrane protein 141 isoform X4 has product MVNLGLSRVDDAVAARHPGLEEYAACQSNAFMKGVFTFVTVVGSVTSYRVTRMECQKCSNLWLFLETGQLPKDMSTEQDPGLKSHRQEITCLPLPLPDPHN; this is encoded by the exons ATGGTGAATCTGGGCCTGTCCCGTGTAGATGACGCCGTGGCCGCCAGGCACCCG GGACTCGAGGAATATGCTGCCTGCCAGTCGAACGCCTTCATGAAGGGCGTTTTCACTTTTGTCACAG TTGTAGGGTCTGTGACCAGCTACAGAGTGACACGTATGGAGTGTCAGAAATGCAGCAACCTCTGGCTGTTCCTGGAGACCGGGCAGCTCCCCAAGGACATGAGCACAG AACAAGATCCGGGACTCAAAAGCCACAGACAAGAGATCACCTGTCTCCCTTTGCCTCTTCCAGATCCTCACAACTAG